Proteins from a single region of Plasmodium brasilianum strain Bolivian I chromosome 13, whole genome shotgun sequence:
- a CDS encoding hypothetical protein (conserved Plasmodium protein) codes for MTNVIKAIPNEEKDKCINLNDIRQNAKKYNWLEKTEKENNYVFSKDHVKINIIGLKGLVTVEIQLLSGVYYKMCRSNLRKDEICDLFSCTNYNYNDDVLNKTVLSNNYNLSVQEKIDLFNKNDKNFLKNVKCKDIFINNENGNNKLHKINTEIKTKIKNNLTSNRKKTIADLKKEGTYIFGEEKSGIPSKLNQSEYMPSDKIIMNSLKFSNSSLDTIHTNYKSNYEMKGIKKAILLKEDNLSKEKNNILQEEKVIEKRLKQYNSCDSNIIDKNVEDSREHLPKAEKKYMNLMGKTLSLYDKTKMNLGIIPAELHVYSMCILDKSGEQKEEEHKKQQGEKNKGQEIEKDKVQEEEKYRQQLVGNSSVQGGEVVAHAYEDDFTYQNMKNEENINSKNLQKCNKHKNVVYKKKNIKIRKDQFETFLNNYYDAKKCSYISNNLIIHYSNKFNASSNFNNTYINYRYIGYNTKYHDMHKRLITNKAYDPSEFFDILTLNKRNLNIEKVYCMRVTSGDLFVQKNSSEYVNINCYSNYDENYNHNSSIRISSYRKRCGMNLFRSSSIRNIKDISKDNKNFINGDSIRNKNDNNIISVDNNDNYSIEYLDNYSNRNNMKKVYSELRNNNKSTYQTYNVSNIDAFVVHTRNSTINKYNMMNYKYAKRNIGWNIYDINRPIYEPIFDGNNNVKGDNYRYANKKSRKYNYYNAFRRKHFNKKQDFNPNDYGFTFEKKEKYKYKKNNYKYYKYYYPIKNYNLSYLKFSNINRNNSFGTTLNNNPCGGQSDKCGRNNASFYALHEKKNNEKNSYSNIKNKCTNNSSDNKNERGNKKGSNNSKSNCNNVNSALWNKSNVPGENSLGFFPEDLRFSKTQRGYKTNYGNKLYINKKKGDKWGITEFGAKFGANIRTKVINNLEAEIYNKLSYLKYFKHDPTNSIPRYHCKLKHLLGARNKKKLHTCADSTARDIRTVRINVHVGSVNVHVGSVNVHVGSVNIHAGSVNVHVGNVDVNISNINYYVSLFHILNVRPYYLKL; via the exons atgactaATGTAATTAAGGCAATTCCAAATGAAGAGAAAGACAAAtgcataaatttaaatgatataagGCAAAATGCGAAGAAGTATAATTGGCTGGAAAAAACAGAGAAAGAgaataattatgttttttcaaaggatcatgtaaaaattaacattataGGTTTAAAAGGACTTGTAACTGTTGAAATACAGTTATTAAGTGGagtttattataaaatgtgtAGAAGTAATTTAAGGAAAGATGAAATTTGTGATTTATTCTCATGTACAAATTATAACTATAATGATGATGTGTTAAATAAAACAGTGttaagtaataattataatttatctgtacaagaaaaaattgatctttttaataaaaatgacaagaattttttaaaaaatgtaaaatgtaaagatatttttatcaataatgaaaatggtaataataaattacacaaaataaatacagagataaaaacaaaaataaaaaataatttaacaaGTAATAGGAAGAAAACAATTGCAgacttaaaaaaagaaggaactTACATATTTGGTGAAGAGAAATCTGGAATACCAAGCAAATTAAATCAATCCGAATATATGCCAAGtgacaaaataataatgaactCATTAAAGTTTTCCAACTCAAGCTTGGATACTATTCACACCaattataaaagtaattaCGAAATGAAAGGAATTAAAAAAGCAATTCTTTTGAAAGAAGATAATCTtagtaaggaaaaaaataatatactacaagaagaaaaagtaatCGAAAAAAGGTTGAAACAGTACAATTCGTGTGACAGTAATATTATTGATAAAAATGTAGAAGACTCCAGGGAGCATTTACCaaaagcagaaaaaaaatacatgaacCTGATGGGGAAAACATTATCCTTATatgataaaacaaaaatgaatttaGGTATAATTCCAGCAGAATTGCATGTTTATAGTATGTGTATTTTGGATAAAAGTGGTGAACAGAAAGAGGAGGAGCATAAGAAACAACAAGGAGAGAAAAATAAGGGACAAGAAATAGAGAAGGATAAGGTACAAGAAGAAGAGAAGTATAGGCAACAGCTTGTGGGAAATTCCTCTGTACAAGGTGGCGAAGTAGTAGCACATGCTTATGAGGACGATTTTACCTaccaaaatatgaaaaatgaagaaaatattaattcaaaaaatttgcaaaaatgcaataaacacaaaaatgtagtttacaaaaaaaaaaacattaagaTAAGAAAAGATCAGTTTGAAACTTTTCTTAATAATTACTACGATgcaaaaaaatgttcatatatCTCAAACAACTTGATTATACATTAcagtaataaatttaatgcTTCTAGTAACTTCaataatacttatataaattataggTATATTGGTTATAACACGAAATATCACGATATGCATAAACGtttaattacaaataaaGCGTATGACCCATCTGAATTTTTCGATATTCTTACCCTTAATAAGCGTAATCTTAACATTGAAAAGGTATATTGCATGAGAGTAACCTCAGGTGATTTATTTGTTCAGAAAAATTCAAGTGAATATGTTAACATAAACTGTTACAGTAATTatgatgaaaattataacCATAACAGCAGTATACGCATTTCATCTTATCGTAAGAGATGTGGCATGAATTTATTTAGAAGCAGTAGTATAAGAAATATCAAAGATATAAGTAAAgacaataaaaatttcataaatgGAGATAGTAtaagaaacaaaaatgacAACAATATAATCAGTGTAGATAATAACGACAATTACTCCATTGAATATTTAGATAATTATAGCAATAggaataatatgaaaaaagtgTACAGTGAATTGAGGAACAACAATAAAAGTACTTATCAAACATATAATGTAAGTAACATAGATGCCTTTGTTGTACATACAAGAAATAGCActataaataagtataatatGATGAACTATAAGTATGCGAAAAGAAACATAGGTTGGaacatatatgatataaatcGCCCAATATATGAACCAATTTTTGATGGAAATAATAACGTAAAGGGTGATAACTATCGTTATGCAAACAAAAAGagtagaaaatataattattataacgcATTTCGaagaaaacattttaataagaaACAGGATTTTAATCCTAATGATTATGGATTcacatttgaaaaaaaggaaaaatataaatataagaagaATAATTATAAGTATTACAAATACTACTACcccataaaaaattacaatttaagctatttaaaattttcgaaTATCAATCGTAATAATTCTTTCGGCACAACCTTAAATAACAACCCATGTGGAGGCCAGTCTGACAAATGTGGTAGGAATAATGCAAGTTTTTACGCATTacatgagaaaaaaaataatgaaaagaatagttacagtaatattaaaaataagtgcactaataatagcagtgacaataaaaatgagaggggaaataaaaaaggtagtaataatagtaagaGTAATTGTAATAATGTCAATTCAGCACTTTGGAATAAAAGTAATGTACCTGGTGAAAACAGTTTGGGTTTTTTTCCCGAAGACCTCAGGTTTAGTAAAACACAGCGAGGTTATAAAACAAACTAtggtaataaattatatattaacaaaaaaaaaggtgatAAATGGGGAATAACCGAATTTGGTGCAAAATTTGGTGCAAATATAAGAacaaaagtaataaataatcttgaagcagaaatatataacaaattatcatatttaaaatattttaaacatgATCCAACTAATTCAATACCGAGATATCACTGTAAACTAAAGCATTTATTAGGTGCAaggaataagaaaaaattacatacatg cgCTGATAGTACTGCAAGAGATATAAGAACCGTACGTATTAATGTTCACGTTGGTAGTGTTAATGTTCACGTTGGTAGTGTTAATGTTCACGTTGGTAGTGTTAATATTCACGCTGGTAGTGTTAATGTTCACGTTGGTAATGTTGATGTTAACATTAGCAACATTAAT tattacGTTTCGTTATTTCACATTTTAAATGTTCGACCATATTATTTGAAGTTATAA
- a CDS encoding mago-binding protein — translation MQSRNFTGSKLTNSSSNTIENKDNIDKKENYIKEVVTPLGDIYILNEKTNEKFIKGTQRSDGTFRKNIRVRTDYMPQVKGKILEEQNKNKYISENIDSIKGVNLNNIKSINTYSSVNKTGEKKVPGWNPVNENENAKNLKKKKKKKKKAKNEKTEN, via the exons atGCAAAGCAGAAATTTTACAGGAAGTAAATTAACAAATAGTTCATCAAATACtattgaaaataaagataatatagataaaaaagaaaattatataaaagaagtGGTTACTCCTTTAGgtgatatttatatattaaatgaaaaaacaaatgaaaaatttattaaaggGACTCAGAGGAGTGATGGGACATTCAGAAAAAACATTCGCGTAAGAACCGATTATATGCCACAA GTTAAAGGGAAAATATtagaagaacaaaataaaaacaaatatataagtgaAAACATAGATAGTATCAAGGGTGTaaacttaaataatattaagagtataaacacatatagCAGTGTAAACAAGACAGGTGAAAAAAAGGTACCAGGATGGAATCCTGtcaatgaaaatgaaaacgcaaaaaatttaaaaaaaaaaaagaaaaaaaaaaagaaagcgAAAAACGAGAAAACAGaaaattga